The genomic interval AAATCGGCGATGGTCAAAGGAATTCGTTCCCCTGCTTCGTCAACCCTTAAAATGACAAATTGTCCCGGCTGAGCTTTATGAGCAATCAAGGGCGCAGCCATTTCAAACAGTTTGACATTGGGCGCCAACTCTTGTTTTACAAGAATTTTATACATAATGACCTCCCTACTTAACAGATATACCCCTCTTTTTTCAAAATAGCAACCGCCTTATCATATTTCGCTTCCGCTATGCGGATTACCGGTCCCGTACATCCCATGCCGCTTTCCGCATAGATGCCGTTCTTCCATAAGGCCGTTACGCCGTCTTCCAGGTCCATGATTTCGATACCGAAAATCTGCGCCGTAACAATTTCTTTTTCCGGTGCTTTGACTTTAGCTGTTGTTTCAGCCGGTTTAGCTGATGCTTTATAGGCTGCCAGGATATCCTGAATACCCGCCTGCCTGGCTGCAGCAAATTCTGCTTTGGCCTTTGCAAATATGCCATTTCTTACGAGCTCGGCGGCATAGCGTATAGCGCCTGCAATAAGAGGTGCACCGGAAGCACGGGATACAATCATAACAAGCTTTTCATAATCCTTGCCAATGCCGGGTCCATAGCCATAGCCCATAGACTCATAGCTTCCGCCTGTCGTATACGAGGAAAGCATTTTTAAGAGGATATTCCCCGTAAGCGGATCGGTAACTAGGACATCCGGTGTGCCTTCTAATACGTCGTTACCCCGCATAACGCAACCGCCATCAGCCCGGGACGATTCGGCAAAGTGAATAGGATACCCTTGAGCGGCCAGCTCTTTCAAGGCCTTTTCCGTCTGGCGGGCGCCGTCTACGTTCAGAATGCCGATAGTCGGTTCAGCAATACCGCAGGCTTTCGCCGTAATCATGCCGTACACGGCGTTTTTGATCATCCC from Veillonellales bacterium carries:
- the grdD gene encoding glycine/sarcosine/betaine reductase complex component C subunit alpha, producing the protein MRKSIEKTIAKTFLMMAEGLETGSFGPKPKIALTGMGSEHGEENSMAGAIMAARSGIDVYYIGTLEHDGITTIPVDDDEAGHKKMEEMLDAHEIDGAVTMHFPFPIGVSTVGRVITPGKGREMFIATTTGTSSTDRIEGMIKNAVYGMITAKACGIAEPTIGILNVDGARQTEKALKELAAQGYPIHFAESSRADGGCVMRGNDVLEGTPDVLVTDPLTGNILLKMLSSYTTGGSYESMGYGYGPGIGKDYEKLVMIVSRASGAPLIAGAIRYAAELVRNGIFAKAKAEFAAARQAGIQDILAAYKASAKPAETTAKVKAPEKEIVTAQIFGIEIMDLEDGVTALWKNGIYAESGMGCTGPVIRIAEAKYDKAVAILKKEGYIC